A stretch of Aedes aegypti strain LVP_AGWG chromosome 2, AaegL5.0 Primary Assembly, whole genome shotgun sequence DNA encodes these proteins:
- the LOC5574003 gene encoding uncharacterized protein LOC5574003 isoform X1, whose product MVRVKNRYILIQFMCNNRSDTDAFTLTSNNLTKFLREKIEKYYGEFGLASTLRLHVIYFNEKTRLCIIQTRHGPHRFVTSILPLLTVADTETVRYRTLYVGATLQQCQKFIVRYQQEYVNKMIGNYTGEAQRQRFVEEVTKMKQI is encoded by the exons ATACATTTTGATTCAGTTCATGTGCAACAATCGATCGGACACGGATGCCTTCACGTTAACCTCGAACAACCTAACTAAATTTTTGCGGGAAAAAATCGAAAAGTACTACGGTGAGTTTGGACTGGCGAGCACCTTACGATTGCACGTGATTTATTTCAACGAAAAGACCCGCCTCTGCATCATACAAACCCGGCATGGTCCGCATCGATTCGTAACGAGTATTCTGCCATTGCTGACGGTG GCTGACACGGAAACTGTACGGTATCGCACGCTCTACGTGGGAGCGACATTACAACAATGTCAAAAGTTCATAGTACGGTACCAACAGGAGTATGTGAATAAAATGATTGGAAATTACACAGGTGAAGCACAGCGGCAGCGTTTCGTTGAAGAAGTGACCAAAATGAAGCAAATATaa
- the LOC5574003 gene encoding uncharacterized protein LOC5574003 isoform X2 has protein sequence MCNNRSDTDAFTLTSNNLTKFLREKIEKYYGEFGLASTLRLHVIYFNEKTRLCIIQTRHGPHRFVTSILPLLTVADTETVRYRTLYVGATLQQCQKFIVRYQQEYVNKMIGNYTGEAQRQRFVEEVTKMKQI, from the exons ATGTGCAACAATCGATCGGACACGGATGCCTTCACGTTAACCTCGAACAACCTAACTAAATTTTTGCGGGAAAAAATCGAAAAGTACTACGGTGAGTTTGGACTGGCGAGCACCTTACGATTGCACGTGATTTATTTCAACGAAAAGACCCGCCTCTGCATCATACAAACCCGGCATGGTCCGCATCGATTCGTAACGAGTATTCTGCCATTGCTGACGGTG GCTGACACGGAAACTGTACGGTATCGCACGCTCTACGTGGGAGCGACATTACAACAATGTCAAAAGTTCATAGTACGGTACCAACAGGAGTATGTGAATAAAATGATTGGAAATTACACAGGTGAAGCACAGCGGCAGCGTTTCGTTGAAGAAGTGACCAAAATGAAGCAAATATaa